Proteins encoded by one window of Blautia faecicola:
- a CDS encoding adenosylcobinamide-GDP ribazoletransferase → MKKFYHSFLIAFSMYSKIPMPQCEWNEENMAYAMCFFPWVGVAIGGVTWLWGTFGARLGLSAAFYTVILTLIPWLITGGIHLDGLLDTADAMSSWQERDRRLEILKDSNSGAFAVITCVVYFLFYYGVYSQISTRALAMIPFTFCLSRTLSGLAVVTFPKAKKTGSVSAMARGAKDQRVKVTMCVYLVVLLIGMLLVDWKVGLLVYAIAGLVYVLYYRNAMKYFGGTTGDLAGCFLSLCEVFMACGAVLGALWF, encoded by the coding sequence ATGAAGAAGTTTTATCATAGTTTTCTGATCGCATTTTCGATGTACTCGAAGATCCCGATGCCGCAGTGTGAATGGAATGAGGAAAATATGGCGTATGCGATGTGTTTCTTTCCGTGGGTAGGTGTAGCCATCGGCGGTGTCACCTGGCTGTGGGGAACATTCGGGGCGCGGCTGGGACTTTCAGCAGCTTTTTATACCGTGATTCTGACATTGATCCCGTGGCTGATCACGGGTGGAATTCATCTGGACGGACTGTTGGATACGGCAGACGCGATGAGTTCCTGGCAGGAGCGGGATCGCCGGCTGGAGATCCTGAAAGATTCAAATTCCGGAGCGTTTGCGGTGATTACGTGTGTGGTTTATTTCCTGTTCTACTACGGCGTATACAGCCAGATCAGTACACGGGCGCTTGCGATGATTCCGTTTACGTTTTGTCTGTCACGGACGTTAAGCGGACTGGCGGTTGTGACATTCCCGAAAGCGAAGAAGACGGGATCGGTATCAGCGATGGCACGCGGAGCGAAGGATCAGAGAGTGAAGGTTACGATGTGTGTGTATCTGGTGGTGCTGTTGATCGGGATGCTGCTGGTGGACTGGAAGGTTGGACTTCTGGTGTATGCGATCGCAGGGCTGGTTTATGTGCTTTATTATCGGAATGCGATGAAATATTTTGGCGGAACTACCGGGGACCTGGCTGGGTGCTTTTTGTCGCTTTGTGAGGTGTTTATGGCTTGTGGGGCAGTGCTTGGTGCGCTCTGGTTTTAA
- a CDS encoding bifunctional adenosylcobinamide kinase/adenosylcobinamide-phosphate guanylyltransferase produces MFHVVTGGSGSGKSAYAEQCILDFQGENRIYIATMYPFDEESHRRIARHRAMRAEKKFTTMERYTDLEHLTIPAGADVLLECMSNLVANEIYQEGGAGENTVAAVLSGIRHLLEQAGNLVVVTNEVFSDGITYDPETEKYLEKLGAINGQMAQLADAVTEVVYGIPISHKKTGEERKNEEVLS; encoded by the coding sequence ATGTTTCATGTAGTAACAGGGGGAAGCGGCAGTGGAAAATCTGCCTATGCGGAACAGTGTATCCTGGATTTTCAGGGAGAGAATAGAATCTATATTGCGACGATGTACCCGTTTGATGAGGAAAGCCACCGGCGGATCGCGAGACATCGCGCCATGCGGGCGGAAAAAAAGTTCACGACGATGGAACGGTATACCGATCTGGAGCATCTTACGATACCGGCAGGTGCGGATGTACTGCTCGAGTGCATGTCAAATCTGGTGGCAAATGAGATTTATCAGGAGGGCGGAGCCGGGGAAAATACTGTGGCCGCAGTTCTTTCGGGAATCCGCCATCTGCTGGAACAGGCGGGAAATCTGGTGGTCGTGACGAACGAGGTGTTTTCCGACGGTATCACCTACGATCCGGAGACCGAAAAATATCTGGAAAAGCTGGGTGCGATCAACGGTCAGATGGCACAGCTGGCAGACGCAGTCACGGAAGTAGTCTACGGAATCCCGATTTCTCATAAAAAGACAGGTGAGGAGAGAAAAAATGAAGAAGTTTTATCATAG
- the cobT gene encoding nicotinate-nucleotide--dimethylbenzimidazole phosphoribosyltransferase, with protein sequence MTLEETLEKIHPANQAAMAASLEHWSNIAMPLHSLGRLQDTVVRIAGMTGDPRVDLKKKALVVMCADNGVVEEGVTQSGQEVTKIVAENFLKEKATASILCKKAGADIFPVDIGIATDSTIIQHKVMYGTKNMAKEPAMTREQAVQALEVGIHMVEELKEKGYGIAATGEMGIGNTTTSSAVTAVLLEQDPAKVTGRGAGLSSAGLEKKISVIRDAIALHKPKKEDPIDVLAKVGGLDIAGMAGVFLGGAACQIPVVADGFISCVAALCAIRICPAVKDYVITSHKSKEPATVMILEALDIPVFLDCDMCLGEGTGAVTIYPILDMALAVYGSMSTFADIQMDNYVPLV encoded by the coding sequence ATGACATTAGAGGAAACACTGGAGAAGATTCATCCGGCAAATCAGGCTGCCATGGCAGCATCACTGGAACACTGGAGCAATATTGCGATGCCGTTACACAGTCTGGGACGGCTGCAGGACACCGTCGTTCGTATCGCCGGCATGACGGGAGATCCGCGGGTGGATCTGAAGAAAAAAGCACTGGTGGTTATGTGTGCCGATAACGGTGTGGTGGAAGAAGGCGTGACGCAGAGCGGACAGGAAGTGACGAAGATCGTAGCAGAGAACTTTCTGAAAGAAAAGGCTACGGCAAGCATCCTCTGTAAGAAAGCAGGCGCGGACATCTTCCCTGTGGATATCGGAATTGCCACAGACAGCACGATCATCCAGCACAAAGTGATGTATGGAACGAAAAATATGGCGAAAGAACCTGCCATGACGAGAGAACAGGCAGTGCAGGCACTGGAGGTCGGCATCCATATGGTAGAAGAACTCAAAGAAAAAGGCTATGGAATCGCGGCAACCGGCGAGATGGGAATCGGAAATACGACAACCAGCAGTGCAGTGACCGCCGTTTTACTGGAACAGGATCCGGCAAAGGTAACCGGACGCGGCGCAGGGCTGTCCAGCGCGGGACTGGAAAAGAAGATTTCTGTGATTCGGGATGCCATTGCGTTACATAAACCGAAAAAAGAAGATCCGATCGATGTGCTCGCAAAAGTGGGAGGACTTGATATTGCCGGTATGGCGGGTGTATTCTTAGGCGGAGCAGCCTGTCAGATCCCGGTGGTTGCCGATGGATTTATCTCCTGTGTGGCAGCACTGTGTGCGATCCGAATCTGTCCGGCGGTAAAAGATTATGTAATTACTTCACATAAATCAAAGGAACCTGCGACGGTGATGATCCTGGAAGCACTTGATATTCCGGTATTTTTGGACTGTGACATGTGCCTGGGCGAGGGAACCGGCGCGGTAACAATCTATCCGATCCTGGATATGGCACTGGCGGTTTATGGAAGCATGTCTACATTTGCGGATATTCAGATGGATAATTATGTGCCACTGGTGTAA
- a CDS encoding cobyrinate a,c-diamide synthase: MNKQRKVPRILLGAAASGSGKTLITCGLLQALKNRKLQVTSFKCGPDYIDPMFHSRVIGTKSRNLDSFFADEDTVRYLLEKNARDCEISVIEGVMGYYDGLAGISPKASAYDVAKITKTPAVLIVNAKGMSLSAAAFIKGFVEYQEDSQIRGVILNQVSSMMYPRLKQIIEEELSIKVYGYVPVVKDCMLESRHLGLVMPEEIVDLQQKLMELAEILEKSVDIDGLLELAEHAEELPVQESPVAYHTGRKIRIALAKDEAFCFFYQDNLELLEEMGAELVPFSPIHDKKLPEHIDGMLFHGGYPELYAKKLSENKEMLAAVCAAVQTGIPYMAECGGFMYLHQEMEDMEGHSWPMAGVIHGKSWRTPRLTRFGYITLEDGTCFGEHVGAIRAHEFHYFDSNHCGEAYTAKKPLSSRSWKCIHSDGQGMSGFPHMYYYSNLRVPEQFLRACEERKAEV, encoded by the coding sequence ATGAATAAACAACGCAAAGTGCCGAGAATCCTTCTTGGCGCAGCGGCAAGCGGAAGCGGAAAGACGCTGATCACCTGTGGACTGTTACAGGCATTGAAAAATCGGAAGTTACAGGTGACTTCCTTCAAATGCGGTCCGGATTATATTGATCCGATGTTTCACAGCCGTGTGATCGGAACAAAGAGCAGAAATCTGGACAGTTTTTTCGCGGATGAGGATACCGTGCGGTATCTGCTGGAAAAAAATGCAAGAGACTGTGAGATTTCCGTGATTGAGGGCGTAATGGGTTATTACGACGGTCTTGCGGGAATTTCTCCGAAAGCCAGTGCCTACGATGTGGCAAAGATCACAAAAACGCCGGCGGTTCTGATCGTCAATGCGAAGGGAATGAGTCTGTCGGCAGCTGCGTTTATCAAAGGATTTGTCGAATACCAAGAAGACAGCCAGATCCGCGGAGTGATCCTGAATCAGGTTTCATCGATGATGTATCCGCGGTTAAAGCAGATCATCGAGGAGGAACTCTCGATCAAAGTCTACGGATATGTGCCGGTTGTGAAAGACTGCATGCTGGAGAGCCGGCACCTGGGACTGGTCATGCCGGAGGAAATTGTCGATCTTCAGCAAAAACTAATGGAACTGGCAGAGATCCTGGAAAAATCTGTGGATATTGACGGACTTCTGGAACTGGCAGAACATGCAGAAGAACTGCCGGTGCAGGAATCCCCGGTTGCTTATCATACCGGGCGAAAAATAAGGATCGCTCTGGCAAAAGACGAGGCATTCTGCTTTTTTTATCAGGATAATCTGGAACTTTTGGAAGAGATGGGAGCAGAACTGGTTCCATTTTCTCCGATCCACGATAAAAAACTGCCGGAACATATTGATGGGATGCTCTTTCACGGAGGATACCCGGAACTGTATGCAAAAAAATTAAGTGAAAATAAAGAAATGCTCGCAGCTGTCTGTGCGGCGGTACAGACCGGCATTCCGTACATGGCGGAGTGCGGCGGTTTTATGTATCTGCATCAGGAGATGGAAGATATGGAAGGACACAGTTGGCCGATGGCAGGAGTGATCCATGGAAAATCCTGGCGGACGCCACGGCTTACCAGATTTGGCTATATCACACTGGAAGATGGGACCTGTTTTGGTGAACATGTGGGAGCTATCCGCGCGCACGAATTTCACTATTTTGATTCGAATCACTGCGGTGAAGCGTATACGGCAAAGAAACCTCTGAGCAGCCGGTCGTGGAAGTGTATTCATAGTGATGGACAGGGAATGAGCGGATTTCCGCATATGTATTATTACAGCAATCTACGGGTGCCGGAGCAGTTTTTACGCGCCTGTGAGGAAAGGAAGGCAGAAGTATGA
- the cobK gene encoding precorrin-6A reductase, with protein sequence MYKVLLFGGTVEGRTVAEYLNENKIPAMVCVATEYGESLLPQGEYLELSHDRLDEKQMEKKMLQMEDGLVIDATHPYAQVVTENIEAACERTGTAYLRVVRQESQRLEEEETITYVKSIREAVEYLEGTSGNILVTTGSKELASYTSLTDYQERIYARVLSLVEVVSSCASLGIEGKHLLCMQGPFSKEMNVALIHQFDIAWMVSKESGRAGGFLEKYQAAKETGCKMIVIGRPKEEHGVELEECIGYLKRRFVSEENVTNDAKNGITDTNADNIESAENPETESGKIQGTVEQESVTQETFTRETKEAAEDILLGQKVSLVGIGMGTSDTLTQEGKQALESADLLIGARRMVEHIKRPGQEVWTGYKPEEICAYIAAHPEHKNVAIALSGDVGFYSGAKKLLETLHRELPMVQKKVYCGISSMIYFCAKLETPWEDVHPVSLHGRECNLPGLLRIYGKIFAIVGTTDGIAKLCQKLQSYGMGDVRVEVGERLSYPEEKITRGYAWQLTELETDSLSVVLFTREGKETVVTHGIPDEAFIRGKVPMTKEEVRSISLSKLQLTRNSVIYDVGAGTGSVSVEMAMQAVEGQVYAIEKKPEAVELLYKNKEKFAADNLTIIEGLAPEACVDLPVPTHAFIGGSSGNMKEILELLLSKNPKIRVMINCIALESVGEAMNCLKELPLEQVDIAQVQVAKGKKAGSYHLMMGQNPVYVISCQGKEETDE encoded by the coding sequence ATGTATAAAGTTCTGTTGTTCGGCGGAACAGTGGAGGGACGCACTGTCGCGGAATATTTGAATGAAAATAAAATACCTGCTATGGTATGTGTGGCTACGGAATACGGCGAAAGCCTGCTGCCACAGGGCGAATATCTGGAACTCTCCCACGACCGTCTGGATGAAAAGCAGATGGAAAAGAAGATGTTACAGATGGAGGATGGACTGGTTATCGATGCGACGCATCCGTATGCACAGGTGGTGACGGAAAATATCGAAGCTGCCTGCGAACGTACCGGAACCGCGTATCTGCGCGTGGTACGCCAGGAAAGCCAGCGGCTCGAGGAAGAAGAGACGATCACCTATGTAAAAAGCATCCGGGAAGCGGTGGAATATCTGGAAGGAACCAGCGGAAATATTCTGGTTACGACCGGAAGCAAGGAACTGGCTTCCTATACGTCACTGACGGATTATCAGGAGCGTATCTATGCCAGAGTACTCTCTCTGGTGGAAGTCGTATCTTCCTGCGCAAGCCTTGGCATCGAAGGAAAACACTTGTTATGTATGCAGGGGCCATTTTCGAAAGAAATGAATGTAGCGCTGATCCACCAGTTTGACATCGCATGGATGGTCAGCAAAGAATCCGGAAGAGCCGGAGGATTTCTGGAAAAATACCAGGCGGCAAAAGAGACCGGCTGCAAGATGATCGTGATCGGACGACCGAAAGAAGAACATGGCGTGGAGCTGGAAGAGTGTATCGGGTATCTGAAACGTCGGTTTGTATCGGAAGAAAATGTCACAAATGATGCAAAAAACGGAATTACAGATACAAATGCAGACAATATAGAAAGTGCGGAGAATCCGGAAACGGAATCTGGAAAAATACAGGGAACCGTTGAACAGGAATCCGTTACGCAGGAAACATTCACGCGGGAAACGAAAGAAGCAGCCGAAGATATCCTTCTGGGGCAAAAAGTGTCTCTTGTTGGAATCGGTATGGGAACATCGGACACCCTGACACAGGAAGGAAAACAGGCGCTTGAGAGCGCGGATCTTCTGATCGGGGCAAGACGGATGGTAGAACATATCAAAAGACCGGGACAGGAAGTCTGGACCGGATACAAACCGGAAGAGATCTGTGCTTATATCGCTGCACACCCGGAACATAAAAACGTAGCGATTGCGCTCTCCGGGGATGTCGGATTCTACAGTGGAGCGAAAAAACTTCTGGAGACATTGCATCGGGAACTTCCGATGGTACAGAAAAAAGTGTACTGCGGCATTTCTTCCATGATTTATTTCTGTGCAAAACTGGAAACTCCATGGGAAGACGTTCATCCGGTGAGCCTTCACGGAAGAGAATGTAATTTACCGGGGCTGCTGCGCATTTACGGAAAGATTTTTGCAATTGTGGGAACTACCGACGGCATCGCAAAACTGTGTCAAAAACTGCAAAGTTACGGCATGGGCGATGTGCGGGTGGAAGTGGGTGAGAGACTCTCTTACCCGGAAGAAAAGATCACCCGCGGATATGCATGGCAGCTGACGGAACTTGAAACGGACAGCTTGAGCGTCGTTTTATTTACCAGAGAGGGAAAGGAAACGGTCGTGACGCATGGCATCCCGGACGAAGCATTTATCCGCGGGAAAGTGCCGATGACGAAAGAAGAAGTGCGAAGTATTTCCCTGTCCAAACTGCAGTTAACGCGTAATTCCGTCATTTACGATGTGGGAGCCGGAACCGGTTCGGTATCCGTGGAGATGGCGATGCAGGCGGTAGAAGGTCAGGTATACGCGATCGAGAAAAAACCGGAAGCTGTAGAACTGTTATATAAAAACAAAGAAAAATTCGCAGCAGACAATCTTACGATCATCGAAGGTCTGGCACCGGAGGCCTGTGTGGATCTGCCGGTACCGACGCATGCATTTATCGGAGGATCTTCCGGGAATATGAAAGAAATCCTGGAACTGCTGCTTTCCAAAAATCCGAAGATCCGAGTGATGATCAACTGTATCGCTCTCGAATCGGTCGGAGAAGCGATGAACTGTCTGAAAGAACTGCCATTGGAGCAGGTGGATATCGCACAGGTACAGGTCGCAAAAGGTAAAAAAGCGGGATCCTACCATCTGATGATGGGACAGAATCCGGTCTATGTGATCTCCTGTCAGGGAAAGGAAGAGACAGATGAATAA
- the cobJ gene encoding precorrin-3B C(17)-methyltransferase, whose product MNKLYVIGIGPGEYEQMTLKAIHAMEKSEVIIGYTVYVDLVKEHFPGKEFMTTPMKKEVDRCVMAFEEAKKGKVVSMICSGDAGVYGMSGLMYEVGVNYPEVELEIIPGVTAATGGAALLGAPLIHDFCLISLSDLLTPWEKIEARLLAAAQADFVVCLYNPSSKKRSDYLQKACDLMMQYKSPETVCGIVSYIGRDGEHYEVMDLKTLRDTKVDMFTTVWVGNSQTKEINGKMVTPRGYRNV is encoded by the coding sequence TTGAATAAATTATATGTAATCGGCATTGGGCCGGGAGAATACGAACAGATGACACTGAAAGCGATCCACGCAATGGAAAAGAGCGAGGTAATTATCGGATACACCGTATATGTGGATCTGGTAAAAGAACATTTTCCAGGAAAAGAATTCATGACAACGCCGATGAAAAAAGAGGTGGACCGCTGTGTGATGGCATTTGAAGAAGCCAAAAAAGGAAAAGTGGTTTCCATGATCTGCAGCGGTGATGCCGGAGTTTACGGCATGTCCGGACTGATGTATGAAGTTGGTGTCAACTATCCGGAAGTAGAACTGGAAATTATCCCGGGTGTAACGGCAGCGACCGGTGGTGCGGCATTGCTTGGTGCTCCGCTGATCCATGATTTCTGTCTGATCAGTCTAAGTGATCTGCTGACTCCGTGGGAGAAGATCGAGGCACGTCTGCTGGCAGCGGCACAGGCGGATTTTGTGGTATGTCTGTACAATCCGTCCAGCAAGAAACGAAGCGATTATCTGCAGAAAGCCTGCGACCTGATGATGCAGTACAAGAGCCCGGAAACCGTATGTGGTATCGTGAGCTACATCGGAAGAGACGGCGAGCATTATGAAGTGATGGATCTGAAGACTCTGCGGGATACGAAAGTAGATATGTTTACAACCGTATGGGTAGGCAATTCACAGACCAAAGAAATCAACGGTAAGATGGTAACACCGAGAGGATATCGAAATGTATAA
- a CDS encoding cobalt-precorrin 5A hydrolase codes for MKKTGIIAFTEHGCVLGEKLLRDLQKQDQEIYGFVKSKYVDLPERHSFQKVTGTLREWAEEWIPKLDGIVFFSATGIAVRTIAPFVVSKKTDPAVVVIDEQGNYAISLLSGHLGGANELAKFAAESIGAVPVITTGTDVNHTFAVDVFARKNNLVIADMRLAKEMAALLIRGKTITWGAGEGFVYPKGQNIPLQLQFQETESPDGKKGTLWFAIPQSDGKEVQILHLYPKNVYLGAGCRKHTPEEKIETQIRTYLSEAGISITQILQAASIDLKKEEPGLLAFCEKYQIPFVTYSKEELERAKGTFTPSAFVSKITGVDNVCERSASLSSDGGAFIMRKQAAEGVTAACTIKKWSVNFE; via the coding sequence ATGAAAAAGACAGGAATTATTGCTTTCACGGAACATGGGTGCGTTCTTGGAGAGAAACTTCTGAGAGATCTGCAAAAACAGGATCAGGAAATATATGGATTTGTAAAAAGTAAATATGTGGATCTGCCGGAACGACATTCCTTTCAGAAAGTGACAGGAACGCTGCGGGAATGGGCGGAAGAATGGATCCCAAAACTGGATGGAATTGTATTTTTCAGTGCCACCGGTATCGCGGTGAGAACGATCGCACCGTTCGTGGTCAGTAAAAAGACAGATCCGGCGGTTGTGGTGATCGACGAACAGGGAAATTATGCGATTTCTCTTCTGTCCGGTCATCTCGGCGGAGCCAATGAACTAGCAAAATTTGCAGCAGAGAGCATCGGAGCCGTTCCGGTGATCACGACAGGGACGGATGTGAACCATACCTTTGCGGTGGATGTATTTGCCCGGAAAAATAACTTGGTGATCGCGGATATGCGGCTGGCAAAAGAGATGGCGGCATTGCTGATCCGGGGAAAGACGATCACCTGGGGAGCCGGGGAAGGATTTGTCTATCCAAAAGGACAGAACATTCCGTTACAGCTGCAATTTCAGGAAACAGAAAGCCCGGACGGAAAAAAAGGAACGTTGTGGTTTGCGATTCCGCAAAGCGACGGTAAAGAGGTGCAGATTCTTCATCTGTATCCGAAAAATGTGTATCTCGGCGCAGGCTGCAGGAAACATACGCCGGAAGAAAAAATCGAAACGCAGATCCGAACCTATCTGTCCGAAGCCGGAATATCCATAACACAGATCCTGCAGGCAGCCAGTATCGATCTGAAAAAAGAGGAGCCGGGACTGCTGGCGTTCTGTGAAAAGTATCAAATCCCTTTTGTGACTTACAGCAAAGAAGAGCTGGAAAGAGCAAAGGGAACCTTTACCCCGTCTGCATTTGTCAGCAAGATCACAGGTGTGGACAATGTATGCGAACGAAGTGCCAGCCTTTCCAGTGACGGCGGAGCATTTATCATGAGAAAACAGGCCGCAGAGGGAGTGACCGCTGCGTGTACGATAAAGAAATGGAGTGTGAACTTTGAATAA
- the cobM gene encoding precorrin-4 C(11)-methyltransferase, with translation MVHFVGAGSGAPDLITLRGKKFLEEADVVIYAGSLVNPQLLEYTKENCEIYNSAKMTLEEVLDVIFAAEEKGLTTVRLHTGDPSLYGAIREQMDVLEEKNIAFDYCPGVSSFCGAASALNLEYTLPDVSQSVIITRMEGRTPVPEKESIQSFAAHHATMVVFLSTGMLEELSRRLIEGGYTADTPAAIVYKATWEDQKTFVCTVGTLAQTAKENNITKTALMIIGDVVAHSHYNRSELYNPAFTTEFREATE, from the coding sequence ATGGTACATTTTGTAGGAGCAGGTTCCGGAGCACCGGATCTGATTACCCTGAGAGGAAAAAAATTTCTGGAGGAAGCGGATGTTGTGATCTATGCAGGATCCCTGGTCAATCCGCAGCTTCTCGAATATACAAAAGAAAACTGTGAAATCTATAACAGTGCAAAGATGACACTGGAAGAAGTTCTGGACGTGATCTTCGCGGCAGAAGAAAAAGGTCTGACGACCGTGCGCCTTCATACCGGCGATCCATCTTTGTACGGTGCGATCCGTGAACAGATGGATGTTCTGGAAGAAAAAAATATTGCATTTGATTACTGTCCGGGTGTCAGCAGCTTTTGTGGCGCTGCATCCGCACTGAATCTGGAATACACGCTTCCGGATGTATCACAGAGTGTGATCATCACCCGTATGGAAGGAAGAACGCCGGTACCGGAGAAAGAGAGCATCCAGTCCTTTGCTGCACACCATGCAACGATGGTAGTATTTTTGAGTACCGGCATGCTGGAAGAACTGAGCAGACGGCTGATCGAGGGCGGCTATACCGCAGACACCCCGGCTGCTATTGTATACAAGGCAACCTGGGAAGACCAGAAAACCTTTGTCTGCACTGTGGGAACTCTGGCACAGACTGCGAAAGAAAACAATATTACTAAAACTGCACTGATGATCATCGGTGATGTGGTGGCGCACAGCCATTACAATCGTTCCGAACTGTACAATCCGGCATTTACCACGGAGTTCAGGGAAGCTACCGAATAA
- the cobI gene encoding precorrin-2 C(20)-methyltransferase, with product MSGTLYGLGVGPGDPELLTLKALRLIRENRVIAVPGNDTKSSVAYQIVKGAYPELDEKELIPVAMPMTKDKEVLEDNHNKAADAVESYLKQGENVVFLTLGDPTVYSTYLYVHKRILERGYQAEIVSGITSFCAVAARLNMGLVEMAEPLHVIPATYKAEEMDNLLKLPGTKVLMKSGKRLKAVRESILRSGQKAVMIENCGMPDEKIYESAEEIPEEAGYYTLLIVKEK from the coding sequence ATGAGTGGAACATTATATGGACTTGGCGTAGGACCGGGAGATCCGGAACTGCTGACCTTAAAGGCACTTCGCCTGATCCGCGAAAACCGCGTGATCGCAGTGCCGGGAAACGATACAAAGAGCAGTGTAGCGTATCAGATCGTAAAAGGCGCCTACCCGGAACTGGACGAAAAAGAACTGATCCCGGTAGCGATGCCGATGACAAAAGATAAGGAGGTACTGGAAGACAATCATAATAAGGCAGCAGATGCCGTGGAATCCTATCTGAAACAGGGAGAAAATGTAGTGTTCCTGACACTGGGAGATCCTACCGTATATTCCACTTATCTGTATGTGCATAAACGGATCCTGGAGCGCGGCTATCAGGCAGAAATCGTAAGTGGTATCACTTCTTTCTGCGCGGTTGCTGCCCGATTAAATATGGGACTGGTGGAGATGGCAGAGCCACTGCATGTGATTCCGGCAACGTATAAGGCAGAAGAGATGGACAATCTTTTAAAACTGCCGGGAACCAAAGTTCTGATGAAGAGCGGAAAACGGCTGAAAGCAGTACGGGAAAGTATCTTAAGAAGTGGTCAGAAAGCGGTGATGATCGAAAACTGTGGAATGCCGGATGAAAAAATCTATGAATCAGCGGAAGAGATTCCGGAAGAGGCAGGATATTATACCCTGTTGATTGTGAAAGAAAAGTAA
- the cbiD gene encoding cobalt-precorrin-5B (C(1))-methyltransferase CbiD: MDKKNHHTGLEGYYAVDEKNRKLCYGYTTGSCAAAAAQAATRMLLTGEKVEEVALQTPKGILLHLLIEDISREEGKVRCAVQKDGGDDPDVTTGIYVYANVSYSDTPQITLDGGIGVGRVTKPGLWQAVGEAAINKVPRQMILENVEQVCKEYHYTGGLNVVIEIPAGVELAKKTFNPRLGIEGGISVLGTSGIVIPMSEAALVASLRLEMKMLVEGGGSYLVITPGNYGQAFSKEQTQLNLTYSMKCSNYVGETLDMARELGVKGILFIAHIGKFVKVAGGIMNTHSRQADSRSELMAANAIRAGADLETAKEILDTITTEQSVEILRQKGYLEATMKEISDRVEFYLNKRAGEQLEVGTILFSNVYGKLGETSKVAELTMKINEQTASTKKE; encoded by the coding sequence ATGGACAAGAAAAATCATCATACCGGACTGGAAGGATATTACGCGGTAGACGAAAAAAACAGAAAACTTTGTTATGGATACACGACCGGTTCCTGCGCGGCGGCAGCGGCACAGGCGGCGACACGGATGCTGCTGACCGGTGAAAAAGTGGAAGAGGTGGCTTTGCAGACTCCGAAGGGGATTTTACTGCATCTGCTGATTGAAGATATTTCCCGGGAAGAAGGGAAGGTTCGCTGCGCCGTACAAAAAGACGGTGGCGACGATCCAGATGTAACGACGGGAATCTATGTGTATGCGAACGTTTCTTACAGCGATACTCCACAGATCACGCTGGACGGAGGGATCGGTGTCGGAAGAGTGACAAAACCAGGACTGTGGCAGGCAGTCGGGGAAGCGGCGATCAACAAAGTTCCCCGTCAGATGATCCTGGAAAATGTAGAGCAGGTCTGCAAAGAATATCACTATACCGGTGGACTGAACGTAGTGATCGAGATCCCTGCAGGAGTGGAACTGGCAAAGAAAACCTTTAATCCACGACTCGGTATCGAAGGCGGAATCTCGGTTCTCGGGACAAGCGGCATTGTAATTCCGATGAGTGAGGCAGCGCTGGTGGCAAGTCTCCGACTGGAGATGAAGATGCTAGTGGAAGGCGGCGGCTCTTATCTGGTGATCACGCCGGGCAATTACGGACAGGCATTTTCAAAAGAACAGACACAGCTGAATCTGACTTATTCGATGAAATGCAGTAATTATGTAGGAGAAACACTGGATATGGCGCGGGAGCTTGGTGTAAAAGGAATCCTGTTTATCGCCCATATCGGAAAGTTCGTAAAAGTGGCAGGCGGCATCATGAACACCCATTCCCGCCAGGCAGACAGCCGAAGTGAACTGATGGCAGCGAATGCGATCCGGGCTGGTGCGGATCTGGAGACGGCAAAAGAGATTCTGGATACGATCACCACAGAACAAAGTGTGGAGATCCTGCGACAGAAAGGTTATCTGGAAGCCACGATGAAGGAGATCAGCGACCGGGTAGAATTTTACCTGAACAAACGGGCAGGGGAACAGCTGGAAGTGGGAACCATTTTATTTTCCAATGTGTATGGGAAACTGGGAGAGACTTCAAAGGTTGCGGAACTGACAATGAAGATTAATGAACAGACAGCGAGTACAAAGAAAGAGTGA